Proteins from one Fragaria vesca subsp. vesca linkage group LG6, FraVesHawaii_1.0, whole genome shotgun sequence genomic window:
- the LOC101314965 gene encoding rac-like GTP-binding protein RAC2-like, which produces MSTARFIKCVTVGDGAVGKTCMLISYTSNTFPTDYVPTVFDNFSANVVVDGSTVNLGLWDTAGQEDYNRLRPLSYRGADVFLLAFSLISKASYENIAKKWIPELRHYAPTVPIVLVGTKLDLRDDKQYLIDHPGATPISTAQGEELKKTIGAAVYIECSSKTQQNVKAVFDAAIKVVLQPPKPKRRRRKARPCVFL; this is translated from the exons ATGAGCACAGCTAGATTCATCAAGTGTGTCACTGTTGGGGATGGAGCTGTTGGAAAAACTTGCATGCTGATCTCTTATACCAGCAACACCTTCCCCACT GATTATGTGCCTACAGTGTTTGACAACTTCAGTGCTAATGTGGTTGTGGATGGAAGCACAGTTAACCTTGGATTGTGGGACACTGCAG GACAAGAAGATTACAACCGGCTAAGGCCTCTCAGCTATAGAGGTGCAGATGTGTTCTTGTTGGCCTTCTCTCTCATTAGTAAAGCCAGCTATGAAAATATTGCCAAGAAG TGGATACCTGAGTTGAGGCATTATGCCCCAACAGTCCCAATTGTACTTGTGGGAACAAAGCTCG ATTTGCGAGATGACAAACAATATTTGATTGATCATCCTGGCGCTACACCAATATCAACTGCACAG GGTGAGGAACTGAAGAAGACAATTGGTGCTGCGGTTTATATTGAGTGCAGCTCCAAGACTCAACAG AATGTGAAAGCTGTGTTTGATGCTGCCATCAAAGTTGTTCTGCAACCCCCTAAACCGAAGAGAAGGAGACGGAAGGCCAGGCCATGTGTGTTCCTCTAA
- the LOC101311492 gene encoding uncharacterized protein LOC101311492, with protein MKSELRESPNNGSSSSELQSVSNNDMGSRGLDPVTWEQIETSESYLVCSMYEEAASLASSILKRLSEHGQDFDEHLDLYDMLESAGMVLVQSSKQLGRTPEILNELKLLFASIPAIPVQVLLTGVCFYISEGHYLGIRELLEVFLSGWNLVGGKYYVLVGKEDSADYTQSYNGNFVLGVDKYLEVVEVYTVNLLGTILNDVDLATSWVRNAKIPEDRRQVLLRRLHSLHSIKATNASQQNYEDLSPEGRSKAKYPLNRDPAKKQAVLNLSKRLEPCLWWFRTITLKFGNTRMVLSNGKIALGFLILLVSYVLQRKRATLKRIVQKQAMSMKNALVDLWQLAFSYQVNPLAAVQPLAAAARSGQ; from the exons ATGAAGAGCGAGTTAAGAGAGAGCCCAAACAATGGGTCGTCATCTTCCGAG CTTCAATCTGTTAGCAACAACGACATGGGTTCCAGAGGCCTCGACCCAGTTACCTGGGAACAAATTGAGACTTCCGAGAG CTACCTTGTGTGCTCCATGTACGAGGAGGCAGCCTCATTAGCTTCGTCTATTCTGAAACGTCTTTCGGAACATGGTCAAGACTTTGATGAACATTTGGATTTGTATGACATGTTGGAATCCGCTGGTATGGTGCTTGTGCAATCTTCGAAACAACTCGGAAG GACACCGGAGATTCTGAATGAGCTCAAACTATTATTTGCCTCCATTCCTGCTATCCCTGTTCAAGTTCTTCTTACTGG GGTATGCTTTTATATTTCAGAAGGGCATTATCTTGGTATTCGGGAATTGCTGGAAGTGTTCCTTAGTGGATGGAATCTTGTAGGTGGAAAATATTATGTTCTTGTTGGTAAAGAAGACAGTGCAGATTATACACAAAGTTATAATGGCAATTTTGTTTTGGGAGTTGATAAGTATCTAGAAGTAGTTGAGGTGTATACTGTGAATCTGCTGGGAACCATATTGAATGATGTCGATCTTGCAACCTCTTGGGTAAGGAATGCTAAAATACCGGAGGACAGAAGACAG GTACTTTTAAGAAGATTACACTCGCTGCATTCAATTAAAGCCACCAATGCATCACAACAGAACTACGAAGATTTGTCACCTGAGGGACGCTCAAAAGCGAAATACCCTCTAAACAGAGATCCTGCTAAAAAACAAGCAGTATTAAACTTGTCTAAAAGATTAGAACCATGCCTCTGGTGGTTCCGTACCATTACCCTGAAGTTTGGGAATACTCGAATGGTATTATCTAATGGAAAGATTGCCCTGGGCTTCTTGATTTTGCTCGTATCTTATGTTTTGCAGAGAAAACGAGCTACCTTGAAGAG GATTGTTCAGAAACAAGCTATGTCAATGAAAAATGCCCTAGTAGACTTGTGGCAGCTTGCATTTTCATACCAAGTGAATCCTTTAGCTGCTGTTCAACCACTGGCTGCTGCAGCAAGGTCAGGCCAGTGA